A window of the bacterium genome harbors these coding sequences:
- a CDS encoding 2-oxoacid:acceptor oxidoreductase family protein, producing MQDMLEIRWHARGGQGAKTAALLLAESLMGEGTYVQAFPEYGPERMGAPMRSYDRISSKPIRLHTSIKNPDVIIILDPSLLADPSTLDGLKEDGIILANTAEDPKTVREKYNIKGRKIYTLNASQLAQEELKRDLASVPMLGALIRVTGLVSLEEFLSHIRKELERKFAHRPEVIEANLKLYQRAYQEVKGE from the coding sequence ATGCAGGATATGTTGGAGATTCGCTGGCATGCCCGAGGAGGGCAAGGCGCCAAAACAGCCGCCCTTCTCCTCGCAGAATCTCTTATGGGTGAAGGCACATATGTGCAAGCCTTCCCTGAATATGGTCCGGAAAGGATGGGTGCTCCCATGCGGTCCTACGACCGCATTTCCTCCAAGCCGATAAGGCTCCATACTTCAATAAAAAACCCCGATGTCATCATCATCTTAGACCCCTCTCTGCTCGCCGACCCCTCAACACTTGACGGCTTAAAAGAAGACGGCATCATCCTCGCCAACACCGCGGAAGACCCTAAAACAGTGAGGGAGAAATACAATATAAAGGGCAGGAAAATCTATACCCTCAACGCTTCCCAGCTCGCACAAGAAGAGTTGAAGAGGGATTTGGCGAGCGTTCCCATGCTCGGAGCCCTTATCAGAGTAACGGGATTGGTCAGCTTGGAGGAATTCCTCAGCCACATTAGGAAGGAACTGGAGCGCAAGTTTGCCCATCGTCCAGAGGTTATAGAGGCGAACTTAAAGCTCTATCAGAGAGCATATCAGGAGGTGAAAGGCGAATGA
- a CDS encoding 4Fe-4S binding protein: MKLTDRLHGWKELPIGGIIPEGGTSKAYKTGTWRTGKKPVWHPERCIQCLFCWIYCPDDAIFVTEDGKRADFNYDYCKGCGICARECPAKPEKAIEMVDETR, encoded by the coding sequence ATGAAGTTGACTGATAGACTACACGGCTGGAAGGAACTCCCAATAGGGGGAATCATCCCCGAGGGAGGAACTTCCAAGGCTTATAAGACCGGCACTTGGCGAACGGGCAAGAAGCCGGTTTGGCATCCGGAGAGATGCATTCAGTGTCTATTCTGTTGGATTTACTGCCCCGATGACGCCATTTTCGTTACGGAAGATGGCAAGAGGGCTGATTTCAATTACGATTACTGTAAGGGCTGTGGGATTTGTGCCCGGGAGTGTCCCGCCAAGCCCGAGAAGGCTATTGAGATGGTAGACGAGACGAGGTGA